The DNA window TATAATAAAAATGTAAATATTATTAATTTAATGGAGGGAGGAACGGTTAATATGTTTAACAAGGTTTTACTAGCCGTGGATGGTTCAACCGCAGCGACAAACGCAATTCATTTGGTGAGACAAATGTTAGACACAGGAACGGCCAAGAATGTCACAGTCCTATATGTAGGGGCCTATGTTAAAGAAGTTAATAGTTATTATGCCTTAGCAGGTACAACTCGAAGGAATGAGATCCGAGAAGAACTTCGTCAAGCAGGACAAAAAATACTTGATGCGGCTAAAGAAATTTTGGGCTCAAAGGAGAACGTTAACTACGTCATCGATTTTGGCAATCAAGCTGAACAAATTCTTGAATGGTCAAAAAAAGGTTATGATCTTGTAGTTGTAGGCAGCAGAGGACTAAACCCCTTCGCCGACATTCTAATCGGCAGCGTTAGTAACCGGGTTATACAGTTTGCTTCCTGCCCTGTGCTGGTAGTTAAACCATAGCAAAGCCTCTCCCACCACTTCAGGTGGGAGAGGCTTCACAATTCTCCAGCTTGACTTTCGGTGAACGGGGAAGCCAATACTCATCAAGGAACAACAGGTCTGTTCTGGCTAACTGTCTGAGGAAGCAGGAATATGAGCCATCCCCACGGGCAATGGCCAGGTCAGACAATAAGCGGGGCAGCCAAAAATAATGGGCAGACAGTCCCTGCCGACAGGCGGTATTTCCCAGAGCACAAGCAAGATAGGTTTTTCCCATCCCGGTTGAACCAGTGATGAGGTAAAGATCGCAAAACTGGCTGTACTGATAGCCTGATGGATTATTCTGTTTGTATTCCAGCCACAACTACTGGAGGGTCATCCCATTGCGCCGCATTTCCAGATGAATCATTGCCCAATCAGGTTGAGCTGGCTGATTTACCTTCGCCTGACTGGAGGGGAAAAGCAGTTTTTCAAACCTAGTCTCGGTCATCTCCTCTGGCAGCGGCCACGAAACACCAGCGGCTTTGGCTCTGGCCAATGCGATATATCACTGATAATGGGTTGGAATATGCAGTGGTTGATCAGTTTAGTTTCTCTGATCGGTTTCGCAACCACTCAGCCACAGTAGGAAACACCTGTTCGCGAGCCGCTTTGCCGAAGACCAGTCCCCCATGGCCGACTGGAAATTCCAGATAGGTTTTTTCACGGCTACCAAGGTACTCCAATGCTGCTGCCGTCTGATGCGGCAAAACAATGTGATCCCGCTGTCCCACCAAGGCCAAAAGGTTCGACTTGATCCGCTGCAGGTGGACAGTCCGGCCCCTTAAGACGATCTGGTTCTTGACTAGACGATTTTCCTGATAGAATTCCTTTATCCACTGCCGGTAAGCTTCTCCCGGGAAGTTGATTCCGTCGCTCATCCACTTGTTCAAAACCTTCCAGGAGTGAACGGACAAACCCTCGTCCAAGAGTTTCCACAAACGAGTGTATGTTCCTAAATAGTTATTGACTGGGTTTAACATCCTGGTTCCCATATCAATGAAATCCCGGGGAATAAGTTGAAAGGTGTCAGCCACTCTATCCGCATTAAAAGCCGGGGCTGCCAGCCAAATACTGGATATACCAGCATCGGTAAAATCAACAGGTGTCGCAATATAAATCAGGTTTTGTACCCTTGGTTTCTCAAAAAGCGCTGTATACATGGTGGCCATAGTACCACCCATACAGTAACCAATAATAGTCAAGTTTTCAGATTCCGCCTCGGCAGTCACTCTTTTTACCGCCTGAGCTATGTAATCAAAAACGAGATCAGCAAAGGACAAGTTGCGGTCTTCCCAGTTGAAATCACCCCACTCCAGCATATAAACATCGAAACCATCATCCACCAGATACTCAACTATGCTCATACCGGGAGTTAGGTCCAAAATATAAGCCCGATTGATTAATGCATAGATGAACAACACTGGAGTACGGTATTTTCTGCCTACTGAAGAATGATAGTGGTAAAGCTTGGATTTATTTTTACGCCATATTATATCTTTTGGAGTACATCCTGTCTGAGGACGAGG is part of the Bacillota bacterium genome and encodes:
- a CDS encoding universal stress protein, which encodes MFNKVLLAVDGSTAATNAIHLVRQMLDTGTAKNVTVLYVGAYVKEVNSYYALAGTTRRNEIREELRQAGQKILDAAKEILGSKENVNYVIDFGNQAEQILEWSKKGYDLVVVGSRGLNPFADILIGSVSNRVIQFASCPVLVVKP
- a CDS encoding ATP-binding protein yields the protein MGKTYLACALGNTACRQGLSAHYFWLPRLLSDLAIARGDGSYSCFLRQLARTDLLFLDEYWLPRSPKVKLENCEASPT
- a CDS encoding alpha/beta fold hydrolase: MKYTMRAKSPTEIGALLQEGQERWLQVTKRWLEILTLDPRPQTGCTPKDIIWRKNKSKLYHYHSSVGRKYRTPVLFIYALINRAYILDLTPGMSIVEYLVDDGFDVYMLEWGDFNWEDRNLSFADLVFDYIAQAVKRVTAEAESENLTIIGYCMGGTMATMYTALFEKPRVQNLIYIATPVDFTDAGISSIWLAAPAFNADRVADTFQLIPRDFIDMGTRMLNPVNNYLGTYTRLWKLLDEGLSVHSWKVLNKWMSDGINFPGEAYRQWIKEFYQENRLVKNQIVLRGRTVHLQRIKSNLLALVGQRDHIVLPHQTAAALEYLGSREKTYLEFPVGHGGLVFGKAAREQVFPTVAEWLRNRSEKLN